The following coding sequences lie in one Helicoverpa zea isolate HzStark_Cry1AcR chromosome 14, ilHelZeax1.1, whole genome shotgun sequence genomic window:
- the LOC124636653 gene encoding myb-like protein X, with the protein MGLTNGGSSTNVNQCWNVNETDTIGQSINQGVHNNETKTEIENVTENIKNNETQVEDVSEDDGNNETNSKTEEETESTSEVNTMENESQNNIVNGTECENTSENDKKNAPEIVSKDEAVSEDDKKNGTKSESESISKTETGIKSISEVSEKDKGAEIDSETQNNILNGTESEATNENDQNDVAEIVSREDYIRKDDKKNGTKSESEGIRNTLNATESINEVSSNSSQIGSESQNNILNGTESENTSENDKKNAPEIVSKDKAVSEDDKKNGTKSESEGSSKTKNGTESISEVSEKDKGAEIGSETQNNILNGTESENTSENDKKNATEIVSKDEAVSEDDKKNGTKSESEGIISKTKNETKSISEANDKDKDKGAEIDSESLNNIVNGTESEVTNENDQNDVVEIVSKDEAVSEDDKKNGTKSESEGISKSENGTESISEVSEKDKGAKIDSETQNNIFNGTESEVINENDQNDVAEIVSRDDYIREDDKKNGTKSESEGISNTLNATESINEVSSNSSQIGSETQNNILNGTESENTSENDKKNATEIVSKDEAVSEDDKKNGTKSESEGISKTKNGTESISEVSEKDKGAEIGSETQNNILNGTESENTNENDKKNATEIVSKDEAVSEDDKKNGTKSESEGIISKTKNETKSISEANDKDKDKGAEIDSESQNNIVNGTESENTSENDKKNATEIVSKDEAVSEDDKKNGTKSESEGISKTENGTESIGEVNEKDKLKAAEIDSESQNNIVNGSESGNANENEKNNATEIVSRDEDVNEANQKNETKSGSEGEVGNETDKNNGNENNSTDISKTKNETKSISEANDKDKDKGAEIDSESQNNKLNGTESENTSENDKNNATDIVSTDEAVSEDDKNNGTKSESEGINETENGTDSTGEINENDKDKAAKPKSESQDNKLNAPESGNANENDKNDATEGVCKEDDETENDGVCDISIDNCDDDSDAKEDDA; encoded by the exons ATgg GACTTACCAATGGCGGCAGTAGCACGAACGTGAACCAATGCTGGAACGTTAACGAAACGGACACTATTGGCCAAAGTATCAACCAGGGTGTACATAACAACGAAACCAAGACCGAGATTGAAAACGTCACCGAGAACATTAAGAATAACGAAACCCAAGTTGAGGACGTCAGCGAAGATGATGGAAACAACGAGACCAATAGCAAAACCGAGGAAGAGACTGAGAGCACAAGCGAAGTCAATACGATGGAGAACGAAAGTCAAAACAATATAGTCAATGGAACTGAATGTGAGAACACCAGTGAAAACGATAAGAAAAACGCGCCCGAGATAGTGAGTAAAGATGAGGCCGTCAGCGAAGACGATAAAAAGAACGGGACGAAAAGCGAAAGCGAAAGTATTAGCAAGACAGAGACTGGGATCAAGAGCATAAGCGAAGTCAGTGAAAAGGATAAGGGGGCCGAGATTGATAGCGAAACCCAAAACAATATACTCAATGGAACTGAAAGTGAAGCTACCAACGAAAACGATCAGAACGACGTGGCCGAGATAGTGAGTAGAGAAGACTACATTAGAAAAGACGATAAAAAGAACGGGACGAAAAGCGAAAGCGAAGGTATCAGAAACACATTGAATGCGACCGAGAGCATAAACGAAGTCAGTAGCAATAGCAGTCAGATTGGTAGCGAAAGCCAAAACAATATACTCAACGGAACTGAAAGTGAGAACACCAGTGAAAACGATAAGAAAAACGCGCCCGAGATAGTGAGTAAAGATAAGGCCGTCAGCGAAGACGATAAAAAGAACGGGACGAAAAGCGAAAGCGAAGGTAGTAGCAAGACAAAGAATGGGACCGAGAGCATAAGCGAAGTCAGTGAAAAGGATAAGGGAGCCGAGATTGGCAGCGAAACCCAAAACAATATACTCAACGGAACGGAAAGTGAGAACACCAGTGAAAACGATAAGAAAAATGCGACCGAGATAGTGAGTAAGGATGAGGCCGTCAGCGaagacgataaaaaaaacgGGACCAAAAGCGAAAGCGAAGGTATTATTAGCAAGACAAAGAATGAGACCAAGAGTATAAGCGAAGCTAATGACAAGGATAAGGATAAAGGGGCTGAAATTGATAGCGAAAGCCTAAACAATATAGTCAATGGAACTGAAAGTGAAGTTACCAACGAAAACGATCAGAACGACGTGGTCGAGATAGTGAGTAAAGATGAGGCCGTCAGCGAAGACGATAAAAAGAACGGGACGAAAAGCGAAAGCGAAGGTATTAGCAAGTCAGAGAATGGGACTGAGAGCATAAGCGAAGTCAGTGAAAAGGATAAGGGGGCCAAGATTGATAGCGAAACCCAAAACAATATATTCAATGGAACTGAAAGTGAAGTTATCAACGAAAACGATCAGAACGACGTGGCCGAGATAGTGAGTAGAGATGATTACATTAGAGAAGACGATAAAAAGAACGGGACGAAAAGCGAAAGCGAAGGTATCAGCAACACATTGAATGCGACCGAGAGCATAAACGAAGTCAGTAGCAATAGCAGTCAGATTGGTAGCGAAACCCAAAACAATATACTCAATGGAACTGAAAGTGAGAACACCAGTGAAAACGATAAGAAAAACGCGACCGAGATAGTGAGTAAAGATGAGGCCGTCAGCGAAGACGATAAAAAGAACGGGACCAAAAGCGAAAGCGAAGGTATTAGCAAGACAAAGAATGGGACCGAGAGCATAAGCGAAGTCAGTGAAAAGGATAAGGGGGCCGAGATTGGTAGCGAAACCCAAAACAATATACTCAACGGAACTGAAAGTGAGAACACCAATGAAAACGATAAGAAAAATGCGACCGAGATAGTGAGTAAAGATGAGGCCGTCAGCGAAGACGATAAAAAGAACGGGACCAAAAGCGAAAGCGAAGGTATTATTAGCAAGACAAAGAATGAGACCAAGAGTATAAGCGAAGCTAATGACAAGGATAAGGATAAAGGGGCTGAAATTGATAGCGAAAGCCAAAACAATATAGTCAATGGAACTGAAAGTGAGAACACCAGTGAAAACGATAAGAAAAACGCGACCGAGATAGTGAGTAAAGATGAGGCCGTCAGCGAAGATGATAAAAAGAATGGGACCAAAAGCGAAAGTGAAGGTATTAGCAAGACAGAGAATGGTACCGAGAGCATAGGCGAAGTTAATGAAAAGGATAAGCTCAAAGCGGCCGAGATTGATAGCGAAAGCCAAAACAATATAGTCAATGGATCTGAAAGTGGGAACGCCAACGAGAACGAGAAGAACAACGCGACCGAGATAGTGAGTAGAGATGAGGACGTCAATGAAGCCAATCAAAAGAATGAGACCAAAAGCGGAAGCGAAGGCGAGGTAGGTAACGAAACCGATAAGAATAATGGGAACGAAAATAACAGCACAGATATCAGCAAGACAAAGAATGAGACCAAGAGTATAAGCGAAGCTAATGATAAGGATAAAGATAAAGGGGCTGAAATTGATAGTGAAAGCCAAAACAATAAACTCAACGGAACTGAAAGTGAGAACACCAGTGAAAACGATAAGAATAACGCGACCGACATAGTGAGTACTGATGAGGCCGTCAGCGAAGACGATAAAAACAACGGGACCAAAAGCGAAAGCGAAGGTATTAATGAAACAGAGAATGGGACCGACAGCACAGGCGAAATCAATGAAAATGATAAGGACAAGGCGGCCAAGCCTAAGAGCGAAAGCCAAGACAATAAACTCAATGCGCCTGAAAGTGGGAACGCCAACGAGAACGATAAGAACGATGCGACCGAGGGAGTGTGTAAAG